In Flavobacterium sp. N1736, the following are encoded in one genomic region:
- a CDS encoding T9SS sorting signal type C domain-containing protein: MKLKLSLLLVLIITFSWSQSSQTIKTFTANGTLVVPAGVTSISSQAWGGGGSGGGASGAGLLFGRGAAGGGGGAYASATLPVTPGETLYATVAGSTPGSTGSNGTAGLNSSVATAYDLLLSAAGGSGGGANNAGGTPLGGIGGTVAASTGTIKFAGLNGVNGNTWSLLSILLTSGAGGAGANFGGAGGPAVGSLILGTAPGNSGSAPGGGGSGAINSALGTSQAGGSGAAGKVIIAYTCPTYSITSLSATKICAAGNHESTVTINSSTSSLPVGTYVVTYNRSNPSATGLTANLTVTTAGTGDFQAVGLSSTNGFCEITITKLASVSCSSTLTSNNVAGIVILPATVGGTVSGGTTINSGSTSGLLTLSGSIGEPTNWQSSVSPFTVWMDIANTSTQYTSGPLTQTTQFRAVVESVYCDPEYSTATTVTVNTAPTIQLANSTSNVCSSSIAKTTTLERGWDSGSLTTYSIIWNSSPPNSFAAVTDVALVVATPLQIAVPAGTLPGTYTGTVTVKNTNGAVSNPGNIFTLTVIKTPTITTEGTITSVCKSGGIETTSLVYTQSTDAPTAYRIDWNDTANAAFLTDQELTPFNFSPGGGINNTIEVSPNVTPGTYSGILYVKNSNCEGSAPVSITISPATVGGTVSGGTTINSGSTSGLLTLSGHTGSVVKWQSSVSPFTTWSDIANTNTTYTSGALTETTQFRAVVQSCSEVNSAATTVTVDSAPQITDVFVLETCFVTRQFSIFMPLHYTETTGTGTTYSIVWNSSPANSFAAVTDAVLTPSPLSIIIPAGTVPGTYTGILTIKNSSGISSPGFDFTVKLNEIPQVVIPQPITSVCASTSLQYTSLQYFNGTGNATEYFIDWDNTANASLLNDQPVTPYKFAEEGILETIEISANALPGTYSGTIYLANEHCNGSYPVSITISPKTIGGTVSGGTTINYGSTSDLLTLSGHTGSVVKWQSSVSPFTTWIDIANTNTTYTSGALTETTQFRAVVKSGVCSEINSASTIVTVDSTPQITDVLLIESCSTRQFSTFVPLHYTETTGTGTTYSIVWNSSPANSFAAVTDAALTPSLSIIIPAETDPGTYTGTLTIKNSSGISSPGFDFTVKIHEVPQIYTTHEVPSVCASTSLQYFSLQYFGTTGNPTEYYIDWDDTANAALLNDQPVTAYKFAEEGILETNEISANALPGTYSGVIYYTNEHCTGGYSIRITISPATVGGAVSGGATINSGDTSGLLTLSGQTGSVVKWQSAISPFTEWTWTDIANTDTTYTSGSLTQTTQFRAVVQSGDCAVINSEPTTVTVNSVPTIELTNSAIQYCLDEYTYSHYANLPYDNTTGSPVTYSIVWDSSPTNNFTPVTDVALPATPIKIFVPVGTTSATYSGTLTVKNANGDMSSPLAFTLKIGKSPSITIYDVIRPVCASSDLQNAVLEYSIVSGNPTSYYIDWNQTANDALLDDQPSTPYEFEGIGGLIETIQISANAQPGTYSGTLYIVDAPCVGSHAVSIVIKASPTAPIIGEITPALPNGPLGTVALSGLPLGEWVILVTPMSGGRQSLQRGSGENTFITALGEDSYTFSVTNNDTDCGSAESEIAVVPYAPAQEKTTKTKVTSESSDNNVLVSVLNKEINIDTFNQNIDNVFVYDVSGNLIYRKNAVGDSKLSIDNLRASNQVLIVKVVLSNSHIETKKVMY; this comes from the coding sequence TTTGAATGGCGTTAATGGTAATACATGGTCGCTATTGTCTATACTTTTAACGTCTGGTGCCGGAGGTGCCGGAGCAAATTTTGGAGGTGCGGGCGGTCCTGCAGTTGGAAGTTTAATTTTAGGTACTGCACCCGGTAATTCAGGTTCAGCACCCGGCGGCGGCGGTAGTGGTGCAATCAATTCAGCACTTGGTACCTCTCAGGCTGGCGGATCTGGCGCTGCGGGTAAAGTAATTATTGCGTATACTTGTCCAACTTATAGTATAACAAGTCTAAGTGCAACAAAGATTTGTGCTGCCGGTAATCATGAATCTACAGTAACAATAAATTCTAGCACTTCATCATTACCAGTTGGTACTTATGTGGTAACGTATAACAGAAGCAATCCAAGTGCTACTGGATTAACTGCAAATTTAACCGTTACTACAGCTGGTACAGGAGACTTTCAGGCAGTAGGATTAAGTTCTACAAATGGATTTTGTGAAATAACAATTACTAAACTTGCTTCTGTATCTTGTTCTTCTACATTGACCAGTAATAATGTAGCTGGCATAGTAATACTGCCGGCAACCGTAGGAGGAACAGTAAGCGGTGGTACTACAATTAATTCAGGAAGTACAAGTGGTTTGTTAACCTTGTCAGGCAGTATAGGAGAACCTACTAATTGGCAATCCTCAGTAAGTCCTTTTACGGTATGGATGGATATAGCGAATACTAGTACACAGTATACTTCCGGTCCATTAACACAAACTACTCAGTTTAGAGCTGTTGTCGAAAGTGTATATTGTGATCCGGAATATTCTACGGCAACAACTGTTACTGTAAATACTGCTCCAACAATACAGCTGGCAAATTCTACTTCAAATGTCTGTTCCAGCAGTATTGCAAAAACTACAACTCTGGAACGTGGCTGGGATTCGGGATCACTAACTACTTATAGTATTATTTGGAATTCTTCTCCACCCAATAGTTTTGCAGCAGTTACTGATGTAGCGTTAGTGGTAGCCACCCCATTACAAATTGCAGTTCCTGCCGGAACATTACCCGGAACTTATACAGGAACAGTAACTGTAAAAAACACAAATGGAGCTGTTAGTAATCCGGGGAATATTTTTACTCTAACTGTAATTAAAACTCCTACAATTACTACAGAAGGAACAATTACTTCAGTTTGTAAAAGTGGGGGAATAGAAACTACATCACTTGTTTATACTCAAAGTACCGATGCTCCCACAGCATATAGAATTGATTGGAACGATACAGCAAATGCGGCATTCTTGACAGATCAGGAACTTACCCCATTTAATTTTTCACCAGGCGGTGGTATTAACAATACAATTGAGGTATCACCAAATGTTACGCCAGGAACATACTCAGGTATACTTTATGTTAAGAACAGTAATTGTGAGGGATCGGCTCCTGTATCTATAACGATTTCACCTGCAACAGTTGGCGGAACAGTAAGCGGAGGGACAACAATTAATTCAGGAAGCACAAGCGGTTTGTTAACCTTGTCTGGTCATACTGGATCAGTTGTTAAATGGCAATCTTCAGTAAGTCCGTTTACAACATGGTCAGATATTGCGAATACAAATACGACCTATACTTCTGGAGCATTAACAGAAACTACACAATTTAGAGCTGTTGTTCAGAGTTGTAGTGAAGTAAATTCAGCAGCAACAACTGTTACTGTAGATAGTGCTCCACAAATAACAGATGTATTTGTACTTGAGACTTGTTTTGTTACTCGTCAATTTTCAATATTTATGCCATTGCATTACACAGAAACTACCGGTACAGGAACAACGTATAGCATCGTCTGGAATTCATCTCCTGCAAATAGTTTTGCAGCGGTTACTGATGCAGTTTTGACACCTAGTCCGCTCAGTATTATTATTCCTGCAGGAACAGTTCCCGGGACTTACACAGGCATATTGACCATAAAAAATTCAAGTGGGATTAGCAGTCCGGGATTTGATTTTACTGTAAAATTAAATGAGATCCCTCAAGTTGTTATACCTCAGCCAATTACTTCTGTGTGTGCAAGTACAAGCCTGCAATATACATCATTGCAATATTTTAATGGTACAGGCAATGCCACCGAATATTTTATTGATTGGGACAATACAGCAAATGCTAGTTTGCTAAATGATCAGCCTGTTACTCCATATAAATTTGCAGAAGAGGGTATTCTCGAAACAATTGAAATATCTGCAAATGCGCTTCCCGGAACTTACTCTGGTACAATTTATTTGGCAAATGAACATTGTAACGGATCATATCCGGTATCTATAACAATTTCACCTAAAACTATTGGTGGAACAGTAAGCGGAGGTACAACAATTAATTACGGAAGCACAAGTGATTTGTTAACCTTATCAGGTCATACAGGATCAGTTGTTAAATGGCAATCTTCTGTAAGTCCGTTTACAACATGGATAGATATTGCGAATACAAATACGACTTATACTTCAGGAGCATTAACCGAAACTACTCAATTTAGAGCTGTTGTTAAGAGTGGTGTTTGTAGTGAAATAAATTCAGCATCAACAATTGTTACTGTAGATAGTACTCCACAAATAACAGACGTATTATTGATTGAGTCTTGTTCTACTCGTCAATTTTCAACATTTGTGCCATTACATTACACAGAAACTACCGGGACTGGAACAACGTATAGCATTGTCTGGAATTCATCTCCTGCAAATAGTTTTGCAGCGGTTACTGATGCAGCTTTGACCCCTAGTCTCAGTATTATTATTCCCGCAGAAACAGATCCGGGGACTTACACAGGCACATTGACCATAAAAAATTCAAGTGGGATTAGCAGTCCGGGATTTGATTTTACTGTAAAAATACATGAAGTCCCTCAAATTTATACAACTCACGAAGTTCCTTCTGTGTGTGCAAGTACAAGCCTGCAATATTTCTCATTGCAATATTTTGGTACGACAGGCAATCCCACCGAATATTATATTGACTGGGATGATACAGCAAATGCTGCTTTGCTAAATGATCAGCCTGTTACTGCATATAAATTTGCAGAAGAGGGTATTCTCGAAACAAATGAAATATCTGCAAATGCGCTTCCCGGAACTTACTCTGGTGTAATTTATTACACCAATGAACATTGTACCGGAGGATATAGCATACGCATTACAATTTCACCTGCAACAGTTGGAGGAGCAGTAAGCGGAGGTGCGACAATTAATTCCGGAGACACAAGTGGTTTGTTAACCCTGTCAGGTCAAACAGGATCAGTTGTTAAATGGCAATCAGCAATTAGTCCTTTTACAGAATGGACGTGGACAGATATAGCCAATACAGATACTACATATACTTCAGGATCATTAACGCAAACTACACAATTTAGAGCTGTTGTTCAGAGTGGTGATTGTGCTGTTATAAATTCAGAACCAACCACTGTTACTGTAAATAGTGTACCAACTATCGAGTTAACAAATTCTGCAATACAATATTGTTTGGATGAGTATACCTATTCACACTATGCGAATTTACCTTACGATAATACAACGGGATCTCCTGTAACATATAGTATAGTTTGGGATTCATCGCCAACTAATAACTTTACACCAGTCACTGATGTTGCGTTACCTGCTACTCCAATTAAGATTTTTGTTCCTGTAGGAACAACTTCAGCGACATACAGTGGAACATTAACGGTAAAAAATGCAAATGGCGACATGAGTAGTCCTTTGGCTTTTACTTTAAAGATTGGCAAATCCCCTTCAATTACTATATATGATGTAATTAGACCCGTTTGTGCGAGTAGTGATTTGCAAAATGCAGTATTAGAATATTCTATCGTTTCAGGTAATCCTACCAGTTATTATATTGACTGGAATCAAACGGCAAATGATGCTTTATTGGATGACCAGCCTAGCACTCCGTATGAATTTGAAGGAATAGGAGGTCTTATAGAAACAATTCAAATTTCTGCAAATGCCCAGCCGGGAACTTATTCCGGAACACTATATATTGTTGATGCCCCTTGTGTGGGTTCTCATGCGGTATCTATTGTAATTAAAGCGTCGCCAACAGCTCCTATTATTGGCGAAATCACTCCAGCTTTACCCAACGGTCCTCTAGGAACCGTTGCTCTAAGCGGGCTGCCATTGGGTGAATGGGTAATATTGGTCACTCCAATGTCTGGGGGACGTCAATCCTTGCAACGTGGGAGTGGTGAAAATACATTTATTACTGCTCTTGGTGAAGATTCATATACTTTTTCAGTGACCAATAACGATACTGACTGTGGATCTGCAGAATCAGAAATTGCTGTAGTTCCTTATGCTCCTGCACAAGAAAAAACGACTAAAACTAAAGTAACTTCTGAATCGTCGGATAATAATGTTTTGGTATCGGTTTTAAACAAAGAAATTAATATCGATACTTTTAATCAAAATATCGATAATGTATTTGTTTACGATGTTTCCGGTAATTTAATCTACAGGAAAAATGCAGTAGGAGATTCTAAATTAAGTATCGATAATTTACGAGCAAGCAATCAGGTCTTAATTGTAAAAGTAGTGCTTAGTAACAGTCATATCGAGACTAAAAAAGTAATGTATTAA
- a CDS encoding cadherin-like beta sandwich domain-containing protein — protein sequence MNKNLLIVLAFLLFNIGYGQTLKTWTGATSSAWEEGSNWDTGNVPTPLDDVLITNADNQPEISELGTSCAALMLTNSTSGSVVVLTVKTGSFSTASITMNNTGGDATSDCSLKIEGGTVSVTGNIVMTGTALQNDVTFTGLGNLTIGGIMNGGTLNAIGMGTVTYNGTGTRNVGTYTYHNLTLSGSGVRTITPGVLVNATFTMAGAAKASAAPTYGNNAALKYSAVSTTAGPEWITPFAAKGGIEIIQGSTVALNSPTAAEKRFNDGVPFIINEEASLAVTNTELYFGGNFINNWGSLTTDKFVYLTGGVNQTIASFTSTEGIAMIKSAGIATFIGKIETKQLTINGLGTLNLGSGLTHTFSSDWTRTQGTLNAGSSILKIAGNVVGTGGSFNAGTSTVEFNGAAQNLGTGSLIYNNLKLSGTGIKTFGATTTISETFSISSGVFADLTANLVHKAKYIKLGDAAQAGGSWGSKNSNAVNKNDSYFILNNGIVNVGPTIVVNTNSIAAMTSVYGTPSAPKTFTISGTDIVGGILVTTPAGFEVSTDGTNFSNTITIGPAGYIANTIAYVRLKGTIDAKNYSGDIVLTSTGTTPITIPIPTSTVDKAPLKITTENKNIKYGDEIPVLTATYDKFVNNDTTASLGTSFKIETTAVKGSAAKQYNITFSGANSLNYDITYGQKGILTIDKAVLTITTNSDSRAYGSDNPVFTANYVGFKNGDAVASLGPLFKIETEATKQSPVEKYKIIASGADSPNYTFDYKQTGILDVFAKELIITADRVEKTHGEKNPILTVKYSGFIDGDNEESLTFTKPVITTTAVTESIIGNYPITVSGAASKNYEITFVAGILEVLPSSDANLSDIIVNKEDIVPAFDPAKKGYTIEVPNSTDSIVINPIPHSPYATVVMTIEGVTIDPLNPLDLKVGDNVIKIEVTAEDGITQETYEIIVKREEAPLSNNSGLTDLAISEGKLEPGFTEGNTAYTATVPYNVENITATPVTADSTAKVTIDGVEVPSGTASADLPLKVGENTITTVVTAQDGTITTYTVVVTREAAPLSNNSGLTDLAISEGKLEPGFTEGNIAYTATVPYNVENITATPVTADSTAKVTIDGVEVPSGTASADLPLKVGENTITTVVTAQDGTITTYTVVVTREAAPLSNNSGLTDLAISEGTLSPVFEEGVTKYDTTVPNDVTTIKVTPTTADTTATVTVNGKEVPSGKSSGEIDLQVGKNEITTVVTAQDGTTTTYTVIVTREPSGNAGLADIALSDGDLSPAFNTDTKDYRVDVPNETNSIVITPTPIDPTAKVEMIVDGVTVDPTAPIDLKVGDNIITVVVTAEDGTKETYTVIVNRADEGPQAIVPTNVITPNGDGKNDYWIIDGLDKYPNNSVKVFDRAARLVYSKNNYNNDWDGTFKGSPVNEDTYYYLIDLGNGSPKMKGFISIIRN from the coding sequence ATGAACAAAAATTTACTTATCGTATTAGCCTTTCTTTTATTTAATATAGGATACGGGCAAACATTAAAAACATGGACAGGAGCTACGAGTTCTGCCTGGGAAGAAGGTTCGAACTGGGATACTGGAAATGTACCTACACCTCTTGATGATGTACTAATAACAAATGCCGATAATCAGCCTGAAATATCTGAATTAGGAACATCTTGTGCTGCCCTTATGTTGACAAATTCAACTTCAGGTAGTGTTGTTGTTCTTACTGTAAAAACAGGATCGTTTTCTACAGCATCAATAACAATGAACAATACCGGAGGTGATGCAACCAGCGATTGTAGTTTAAAAATTGAGGGTGGAACAGTAAGTGTAACAGGAAATATTGTAATGACTGGTACCGCTCTTCAAAATGACGTGACTTTTACCGGTCTCGGAAATTTAACAATAGGAGGAATAATGAACGGCGGAACGTTAAATGCCATTGGAATGGGAACTGTAACTTATAATGGTACAGGGACACGAAATGTAGGCACATATACTTATCATAACTTAACGCTATCAGGTAGTGGTGTCAGAACCATAACTCCTGGAGTACTGGTAAACGCTACCTTTACTATGGCAGGTGCCGCAAAAGCTTCTGCTGCGCCAACTTATGGTAACAATGCTGCTTTAAAATATAGTGCAGTATCCACCACGGCAGGTCCGGAATGGATTACGCCATTTGCTGCAAAAGGAGGAATTGAAATTATTCAAGGTAGTACGGTTGCTTTAAATAGTCCTACTGCAGCAGAAAAAAGATTTAACGATGGAGTTCCTTTTATTATAAATGAGGAGGCTTCGTTAGCAGTAACTAATACGGAATTATATTTTGGAGGTAACTTTATCAATAACTGGGGTTCTTTAACTACTGATAAATTTGTTTATTTAACAGGTGGTGTTAATCAGACCATAGCTAGTTTTACATCTACAGAAGGTATTGCTATGATTAAAAGTGCTGGTATTGCAACTTTTATAGGAAAAATAGAGACAAAACAATTAACGATTAATGGCTTAGGAACACTTAATCTAGGCTCAGGTCTAACTCATACATTTTCTTCTGACTGGACCAGAACTCAGGGAACATTAAATGCAGGTTCCTCTATTTTAAAAATAGCAGGTAATGTAGTAGGTACTGGAGGCAGTTTTAATGCGGGAACCAGTACAGTAGAGTTTAATGGAGCAGCACAAAATTTAGGAACGGGATCACTGATATATAATAATCTTAAATTGTCTGGAACCGGAATTAAAACTTTTGGAGCTACAACTACTATAAGTGAAACTTTTTCGATATCGTCAGGAGTATTTGCTGATCTAACTGCTAATTTGGTGCATAAGGCAAAATATATAAAACTAGGAGACGCTGCTCAAGCTGGTGGATCATGGGGAAGTAAAAATTCGAACGCAGTTAATAAAAACGATTCTTATTTTATTCTTAATAATGGTATTGTAAATGTTGGCCCTACAATAGTAGTAAATACTAATAGTATAGCAGCAATGACTTCTGTTTATGGTACGCCATCAGCACCAAAAACTTTTACTATATCAGGTACTGATATTGTTGGAGGAATTTTAGTTACTACGCCTGCAGGATTTGAAGTAAGCACAGATGGAACTAATTTTTCTAATACAATTACGATAGGTCCAGCAGGTTATATCGCCAATACAATAGCATATGTTCGATTAAAAGGAACAATTGATGCAAAAAATTATTCTGGAGATATAGTTTTAACAAGTACTGGTACAACTCCGATAACGATACCAATTCCAACAAGTACAGTAGATAAAGCACCGTTAAAAATCACAACAGAGAATAAGAATATAAAATATGGAGATGAAATTCCAGTTTTAACAGCAACTTATGATAAATTCGTAAATAATGATACTACAGCAAGTTTAGGCACATCCTTTAAAATTGAAACAACAGCGGTTAAAGGAAGTGCAGCAAAACAATATAACATCACATTTAGTGGAGCAAATTCATTAAACTATGATATTACTTATGGGCAAAAAGGAATCTTAACTATTGATAAAGCTGTCTTAACAATTACCACGAATAGTGATAGTAGAGCTTACGGATCAGATAATCCAGTTTTCACAGCTAATTATGTTGGTTTTAAAAACGGAGATGCAGTAGCAAGCTTAGGTCCATTATTTAAAATTGAGACTGAGGCTACAAAACAAAGTCCGGTAGAAAAATATAAAATTATAGCTAGTGGAGCAGATTCACCAAACTATACTTTTGATTACAAGCAAACTGGAATTTTAGATGTTTTTGCTAAAGAATTAATTATCACAGCAGATAGAGTTGAAAAAACACACGGCGAAAAGAATCCAATTTTAACCGTAAAATATTCTGGCTTTATAGATGGAGATAACGAAGAGAGTTTGACTTTTACTAAACCTGTCATTACAACTACGGCAGTTACTGAAAGCATAATAGGAAATTATCCTATTACGGTTAGCGGAGCAGCTTCTAAAAATTATGAAATTACATTTGTTGCTGGTATTTTAGAGGTACTTCCTTCAAGTGATGCTAATTTATCTGATATTATTGTTAATAAAGAGGACATAGTTCCAGCTTTTGATCCGGCTAAAAAAGGTTACACTATAGAGGTTCCAAATAGCACTGATTCAATTGTAATTAATCCAATACCACACAGCCCATATGCAACTGTTGTAATGACAATTGAGGGAGTAACGATTGATCCTTTAAATCCATTAGATTTAAAAGTAGGAGATAATGTAATTAAGATTGAGGTTACAGCTGAAGATGGTATTACACAAGAAACGTATGAAATAATTGTTAAAAGAGAAGAAGCTCCTCTTTCTAATAATTCAGGTTTAACAGATTTAGCGATTAGTGAAGGTAAGTTAGAGCCTGGTTTTACAGAAGGAAATACAGCTTATACAGCAACAGTACCTTATAATGTTGAAAATATAACTGCTACGCCAGTTACAGCTGATTCTACAGCAAAAGTAACTATAGATGGAGTGGAAGTACCTAGTGGAACTGCTTCGGCAGATCTTCCATTAAAAGTTGGTGAGAATACGATTACAACCGTAGTTACAGCTCAGGACGGTACAATTACTACTTATACAGTAGTTGTTACCAGAGAAGCAGCACCTTTATCTAATAATTCAGGTTTGACAGACTTAGCGATTAGTGAAGGTAAGTTAGAGCCTGGTTTTACAGAAGGAAATATAGCTTATACAGCAACAGTACCTTATAATGTTGAAAATATAACTGCTACGCCAGTTACAGCTGATTCTACAGCAAAAGTAACTATAGATGGAGTGGAAGTACCTAGTGGAACTGCTTCGGCAGATCTTCCATTAAAAGTTGGTGAGAATACGATTACAACCGTAGTTACAGCTCAGGACGGTACAATTACTACTTATACAGTAGTTGTTACCAGAGAAGCAGCACCTTTATCTAATAATTCAGGTTTGACAGACTTAGCGATCAGCGAAGGTACATTAAGTCCGGTTTTTGAAGAAGGAGTTACAAAATACGACACTACTGTTCCTAATGATGTTACAACTATTAAAGTAACGCCAACTACTGCAGATACTACAGCGACAGTAACCGTAAATGGAAAAGAAGTACCGAGTGGAAAATCTTCTGGTGAAATTGATTTACAAGTAGGTAAAAATGAAATTACTACTGTAGTTACAGCTCAGGATGGAACTACAACTACTTATACAGTAATCGTTACAAGAGAGCCTTCCGGTAATGCAGGTTTAGCAGATATTGCTTTAAGTGACGGAGATTTAAGCCCGGCATTTAATACAGATACAAAAGATTACAGAGTAGATGTGCCAAATGAAACTAATTCAATTGTAATTACACCAACTCCAATAGATCCAACTGCAAAAGTAGAAATGATCGTTGACGGTGTAACTGTTGATCCTACTGCTCCAATAGATTTAAAAGTAGGAGACAATATAATTACAGTAGTTGTTACTGCAGAAGATGGAACAAAAGAAACGTATACAGTTATTGTAAACAGAGCAGATGAAGGACCACAAGCAATTGTGCCAACAAATGTAATAACTCCAAACGGAGATGGTAAAAATGACTATTGGATAATTGACGGTCTGGATAAATATCCAAATAATTCAGTTAAAGTTTTTGACAGAGCAGCAAGATTGGTGTATTCTAAAAATAATTATAACAACGATTGGGATGGTACTTTTAAAGGATCTCCGGTTAATGAAGATACTTATTACTACCTAATTGATTTAGGAAATGGTTCACCTAAAATGAAAGGATTCATTTCAATCATTAGAAACTAA
- a CDS encoding PorP/SprF family type IX secretion system membrane protein, translating to MKIKSIKTVYLQAILFLLIVGTNSANAQLTEYEAMYFQNQYINNPAMAGLEEGAKLNLGYQRQWDEVPGNPILMNATFEYNSGNRTGLGLNVTSDRAGLINRTRIMGTYAYHLPIGAEEKLHFGISAGAKFASIDYGKVIGDKDDAVLQNFNEGVKLDGDLGIAYTDRLLTVQASVPKLHNLFYENDNGVQNYADRSTFYSAVSYKILLSNYDENLNIEPLVAYRGIKGHKDILDMGGRFNFPDYKMNISAFYHTNKTVSTAFGISVDDLGIFLAYSKYFGSLGAYANNTFEVGLNYKIK from the coding sequence ATGAAGATAAAATCAATAAAAACAGTCTATTTACAGGCAATTTTGTTCCTGCTAATAGTAGGAACAAACTCCGCAAATGCGCAGTTAACAGAATACGAGGCCATGTATTTTCAAAATCAGTATATTAATAACCCTGCTATGGCAGGGTTAGAGGAAGGGGCAAAACTGAACTTAGGATACCAAAGACAATGGGACGAAGTTCCGGGGAATCCGATATTGATGAATGCAACTTTTGAATACAATTCTGGAAACAGAACCGGACTTGGATTAAATGTAACAAGCGACAGAGCCGGTTTAATTAACAGAACAAGAATAATGGGAACCTATGCTTATCATTTGCCAATAGGAGCAGAAGAAAAGCTTCATTTCGGGATATCTGCAGGAGCAAAATTTGCTTCAATTGATTATGGTAAAGTGATAGGTGATAAAGATGATGCTGTTTTGCAAAATTTTAATGAAGGAGTAAAATTAGATGGAGATTTAGGTATTGCATATACCGACAGATTATTGACAGTTCAGGCATCAGTGCCAAAACTTCATAATTTGTTCTATGAAAATGATAATGGTGTGCAAAATTACGCAGATCGCTCTACTTTTTATTCAGCCGTTAGTTACAAGATATTATTATCAAATTACGATGAAAACTTAAATATTGAGCCATTAGTTGCGTACAGAGGTATTAAAGGACACAAAGATATTTTAGACATGGGTGGAAGATTTAATTTTCCGGATTACAAGATGAATATATCTGCATTTTACCACACCAATAAAACTGTTTCGACAGCATTTGGAATTTCAGTTGATGATTTAGGTATTTTCCTTGCTTACTCTAAATATTTTGGAAGTTTGGGCGCTTATGCAAACAATACTTTTGAAGTTGGATTGAATTATAAAATAAAATAA
- a CDS encoding DUF962 domain-containing protein yields MRTLDQWFDEYAVSHQNPKNKAIHYVCVPAIYFSIVGLLMSIPSGFIANTLKLNAPIIENWAVVVLLFVLIFYIRLSVAMAIKIAIFSAICLVVNYYIGQFLPLWIFSIGVFIIAWIGQFYGHNIEGKKPSFLKDLQFLMIGPAWVVENLFSRK; encoded by the coding sequence ATGAGAACATTAGACCAATGGTTTGACGAATATGCCGTAAGTCATCAAAACCCAAAAAACAAAGCAATACACTATGTTTGTGTTCCGGCAATTTACTTTTCGATTGTAGGATTACTGATGAGTATTCCGAGTGGCTTTATCGCCAATACTTTAAAACTGAATGCGCCAATTATAGAAAACTGGGCTGTTGTTGTTTTGCTTTTTGTGCTCATTTTTTACATTCGGTTATCTGTTGCAATGGCAATCAAAATCGCTATTTTTTCTGCAATTTGCTTGGTGGTGAATTATTATATTGGGCAATTTCTACCGTTATGGATATTCTCTATTGGCGTGTTTATTATCGCATGGATTGGTCAATTTTACGGACATAATATTGAAGGCAAAAAACCTTCGTTTTTAAAAGATCTTCAATTTTTAATGATTGGTCCGGCGTGGGTTGTGGAGAATTTGTTTTCGAGAAAATAG
- a CDS encoding DUF4494 domain-containing protein, with translation MSATWYECKVKYRKTDDIGTQKVTTEPYLVDAISYTEAESRINEEMKAYVSEEFKITNIKVANYAEIHPFENADRWFKSKVTLMAYDEESGKERKTNMYLLVQANDVKEAYDNTIAAMKNTMGDYTIPAISESPIMDVFPYFSGEEGDLEQLERFNALKASKPEIVAVGDAGESIEDLVEVENE, from the coding sequence ATGAGCGCAACTTGGTACGAATGCAAAGTAAAATATAGAAAAACAGATGATATCGGAACACAAAAGGTTACTACAGAACCTTACTTGGTAGATGCGATATCGTATACAGAAGCCGAAAGCAGAATTAATGAAGAAATGAAGGCATATGTAAGCGAAGAATTTAAAATCACGAATATAAAAGTGGCAAATTATGCCGAAATTCATCCTTTTGAAAATGCCGATCGATGGTTTAAATCGAAAGTTACTTTAATGGCTTATGATGAAGAAAGCGGTAAAGAACGCAAAACAAATATGTACTTGTTAGTTCAGGCAAACGATGTAAAAGAGGCGTACGACAATACGATTGCGGCAATGAAAAACACAATGGGCGACTACACAATTCCCGCAATTTCTGAATCGCCAATTATGGACGTTTTTCCATATTTTAGTGGCGAAGAAGGAGATTTAGAACAATTAGAAAGATTTAATGCACTAAAAGCTTCTAAACCAGAAATTGTTGCCGTGGGAGATGCAGGCGAAAGCATAGAAGATCTTGTTGAGGTTGAAAATGAATAA